In Halopiger aswanensis, the DNA window CGCTGTTCGTCGACACCCGCGAGGACCAGGAGTTCGCGGACGCCCACCTTCCGGGCGCCGTACTGTTCGACTGGCGCGAGGTCATCGACGACGACACGCGGCGGCTCAAGCCCGCCGACGAACTCGAGGCGTTGCTGGAAGACCACGGGATCACGCGCGACCGCGAGATCGTCCTCTACTGTAACACGGCCCGGCGGATCAGCCACACCTACGTCGTCCTCACGGCGCTGGGCTACGACGATGTCGCCTTCTACGAGGGCAGCCTGACGGAGTGGCTGGAACGCGACGGCGAGGTCGAGACTGGCGCACCCGAGGCGTGAGGCGACCTCTCGATTTCGGAACTGCCACCCGATGACTCAAATAGGTCACCTTCGAATCGGACGGTACGAATGTCACGCGAAGGGCAGTCGATCGATCGCGCGGCCGACCCCGGTCGCGTCATCGATGCGCTAGAGGACGACGCCTGTTGCGACATCCTCGCCGTTCTCGAGGAGCCGATGACCGTCAAGGAGATCGCCGCGGAAGCCGAGGTGCCGCTCTCGACGACGTACAAGAAGGTCGACCGGCTGACCGACACGTCGCTCGTCGGCGAGGAGATCCAACTCCGGCCGGGCGGCCACCACCGCTCGCAGTACGTGGCCCGGTTCGAGCGGCTCGCCGTCGAGTTCGACGAGCACAGAAATTTGCAGGTCGAGATCGAGCGCCCGCCCGCGAAGTCGGAACGGGAACGCGAGTCCGGACTCTCCGAGCTGTGGTCGTCGGTTCGAGAGACTGCGGAGACCGTCCTCGAGGGCGGAACGGAAAGCCAGCGCTCGAGTCGAAGTGAGGAGTCGTCGACCGCGGACTAAATCGTCGTCACTCGCGGTTGGCGTTCGAATACCGAAGGAAAGGGGAACGGAAAACGCGACTCATCCGAGGATGTAGTCGAGTTTCGGGTACTTCTCGAGCAGCGGTTGGCCGTCGATTTCGTACCGTTCGATGAGCGCGTCGAGCCCGAGGATCCGGCCGGCGCCGAAGGCGGCGACGGCGAGGAAGACGAGCAGGTACGCGAAGTCGCCGTTGATGAGGCCGTGTTCGACGCTCCAGTTCGCGAAGTAGAACATGAACATCATCATCGCGCCGAAGAAGGCCGCGAGGCGGACCAGCGCGCCGACGAGCAGGCCCAGGCCGATCGCGACCTGTCCGAACGGGACGGCGACGTTCACGAACTCGACGAACCAGGGTGTCGTTCCCATCCAGGTAAACAGGCCGGCCAGCGGCGAGGCCTGGTTGACGCCGTAGAGGAGGAACCCCTCGGCGCTAAACGGCTCCGCGGCCAGGAGTTTGCCGAGGCCGGCGTAGAGGAACGCGTAGCCCATCATGAGCCGCAGCGCGAGGACGAACCACGCGCTCAGGCTGTGAGCCTTCCCGCGGACCGTCATGCCGCCGACCTTGCTCTCGAATACGTTCGCACCGACAGTCATCTTCTCAGTTGCCATTATATCTTCACCTACTCCTATAGAGGGCGGAAGATACTATATAAATAGACGGCAATTCTCCGGAGGCGAGAATGTGCTCTCGTCGGCCGTAGAATCCACACGACCGCGAATCTGGAAAATCGGCCAGAGGGCGTTTGCTTATAAATGTGGGGGGGGGGGATGGCGTAGACGATCCGAGAGGGAACGGTCTCCGATCCGTCTCTCGAGCGCCCGTCAGTCCTCGAGCGTTCGCATCGGTTCGCGTCCGTGTCGCCGGGGACGCCGGAGGCACCGCTGCTGAGGGGCAGCCTCGAGACCGACGGACTGCCGGAAGCAGAAGAGTAAACCGCCCCTCTCGAGAAGCCCGACGCGATGCCACGCGACGATTTCCCGCAGATCGGTCTCGGTACGTACTCGGACGACAACCGCGAGCAGTGGACCGAGAACGTCCGGACCGCCCTCGAGGTCGGCTACCGCCACGTCGACACCGCGCAGGTGTACGAGAACGAGGCGTACGTCGGCGAGGGGATCGAACGGGCCGACGTCGACCGCGATGACATCTTCCTCTCGACGAAGACCGTCCACCACGACGTCCCGCCCGGACCCGAGCAGGTCCCCGAGGCCATCGACGGCTGCCTCGAGCGCCTCGGCGTCGACGCCGTCGATCTACTGTACGTCCACTGGCCGTCCGGGATCTACGAGCACGAGGAGATCCTGCCCTACTACGACGAGGCCTACGAGGCAGGCACGACGCGCAACGTCGGGCTCTCGAACTTCACGCCGGAACTGCTCGACGAGGCCCTCGAGGTGCTCGACGCGCCGCTGTTCGCCCATCAGGCCGAGATGCACCCGCTGCTTCCCCAGGACGACCTGGTCGCGCACGCGCAGGAACACGACTACTGGTTCGTCGCCTACTCGCCGCTGGCCCAGGGCGCGGTGTTCGACGTCCCCGAAATTCGGGAGGTCGCCGAGAAGCACGACGCGACGCCGGCCCAGGTCTCGCTGGCCTGGCTGCTCGATCACGATAACGTCGCCGTCATCCCCAAGGCCAGCAGCCGCGAGCACCTCGAGGGGAACCTCGCCGCCGCCGACCTCGAGTTGGACGCGGAGGACCGCGAGTTGATCGACTCGATCGACCGGCGGGAGCGCCAGATCGATCCGGATCACGGTCCCTGGAACTGGTAACCCGATTTCGCTGCCCCTCGAGTCCTCGAGGTACTATTCCTCACCCGACCCGCGACCGCTCGGCGCGACGTCCCGCCAGTCCGGCGCCGTCGAGAACTCGCTCGAGGACAGGTCGTCGAACGCCGTATAGATCGCTTCGGATAGCGCCGGGTGGACGTGCACCGGCTCGGCGACGTCGTCGACGGTACCGTCGCCGCGGTCCATCGCGACGACGACCTCCTGGATCAGCGTCGAGGCCTGCGGCCCGACGACGTGACAGCCGAGAATCTCGCCGTCCGGCGCCGCCAGCACCTTCACGAACCCGTCGTCGGCCCCGAGGATCAGTCCCAGCGGCGCGGCGTCGAACGGGACCGTCGTCGCCTCGTAGTCGCGGCCTTCGTCCTCGAGTTTACTTTCCGTTCGCCCGACGCTGGCGACCTGCGGGCTGGTGAAGATCGCGTGGGGCATCGCGCCGTAGTCGACCTCCCGGCCAGCACCGTCGAGGACGTTCGCCATCACGATCTCCGCCTCGTAGTCGGCCGCGTGCTTGAACGGCTGCTCGCCGACGATGTCGCCCAACGCCCAGATTCCCTCGGCGGTCGTCTCGAGGCGCGCGTCGGTCTCGACGTACCCCTTGTCGTCGGTTTCGACGTCGGTCTCCTCGAGCGCGAGCGTGTCTGTGTTTGGGCGGCGCCCGGTCGCGAGGAGGAGGTCGTCGGCCTCGATTTCGACGGCGTCGCCGTCGCTACCGTTGCCGCTATCGTCGTCGCTGGGTTCCGCCGTGATCGTAACGCCACCGTCCCCGTTCTGCGAGACTTCCGCCGCCTCGTAGCCGGTGTAGAGTTCGCAGTAGTCCGCGAGCGAGTCGGTAACGACGGCGCTCGCGTCGTCGTCCTCGCCCGGAATCAACTGCTCGCTGCGCCCGATCATCGAGACGTCGGTGCCGACGGCGCCGAAGAAGTAGCCCAGTTCCGCGCCGATGTACCCCCCGCCGACGATCGCGAGTTCGTTCGGCCGCTCCTCGAGGTAGA includes these proteins:
- a CDS encoding winged helix-turn-helix domain-containing protein, with protein sequence MSREGQSIDRAADPGRVIDALEDDACCDILAVLEEPMTVKEIAAEAEVPLSTTYKKVDRLTDTSLVGEEIQLRPGGHHRSQYVARFERLAVEFDEHRNLQVEIERPPAKSERERESGLSELWSSVRETAETVLEGGTESQRSSRSEESSTAD
- a CDS encoding DoxX family membrane protein, which codes for MATEKMTVGANVFESKVGGMTVRGKAHSLSAWFVLALRLMMGYAFLYAGLGKLLAAEPFSAEGFLLYGVNQASPLAGLFTWMGTTPWFVEFVNVAVPFGQVAIGLGLLVGALVRLAAFFGAMMMFMFYFANWSVEHGLINGDFAYLLVFLAVAAFGAGRILGLDALIERYEIDGQPLLEKYPKLDYILG
- a CDS encoding aldo/keto reductase encodes the protein MPRDDFPQIGLGTYSDDNREQWTENVRTALEVGYRHVDTAQVYENEAYVGEGIERADVDRDDIFLSTKTVHHDVPPGPEQVPEAIDGCLERLGVDAVDLLYVHWPSGIYEHEEILPYYDEAYEAGTTRNVGLSNFTPELLDEALEVLDAPLFAHQAEMHPLLPQDDLVAHAQEHDYWFVAYSPLAQGAVFDVPEIREVAEKHDATPAQVSLAWLLDHDNVAVIPKASSREHLEGNLAAADLELDAEDRELIDSIDRRERQIDPDHGPWNW
- a CDS encoding dihydrolipoyl dehydrogenase — translated: MDQDRDEYDTVVIGGGSGSQVATAAADRGLEAAVIEPGPLGGACITRGCVPSKALLHRADLADEVRRAGEFGVAADLKDVAYGEITDAIHDTVYEKAARQDRSLEENENVALYRGEGHFVDERTIAVEPTGDSGEGSEITGDAIILAVGSRPMVPPIDGLEDVDFRTSDDALYLEERPNELAIVGGGYIGAELGYFFGAVGTDVSMIGRSEQLIPGEDDDASAVVTDSLADYCELYTGYEAAEVSQNGDGGVTITAEPSDDDSGNGSDGDAVEIEADDLLLATGRRPNTDTLALEETDVETDDKGYVETDARLETTAEGIWALGDIVGEQPFKHAADYEAEIVMANVLDGAGREVDYGAMPHAIFTSPQVASVGRTESKLEDEGRDYEATTVPFDAAPLGLILGADDGFVKVLAAPDGEILGCHVVGPQASTLIQEVVVAMDRGDGTVDDVAEPVHVHPALSEAIYTAFDDLSSSEFSTAPDWRDVAPSGRGSGEE